A single window of Methylobacterium nodulans ORS 2060 DNA harbors:
- a CDS encoding Hsp20/alpha crystallin family protein produces the protein MLKTEDAVLILVALPGVDPDQVAAMIEDDALMVSGRRALPLSFGMHPAALAQRWVAAWTAAKDAKARPEGPQLAVMAPPRAGAEWRQGNRRSHL, from the coding sequence ATGCTGAAGACGGAGGACGCGGTGCTCATCCTGGTCGCCCTGCCGGGCGTCGACCCGGATCAGGTTGCGGCGATGATCGAGGACGATGCGCTGATGGTCAGCGGCCGGCGCGCGCTCCCCCTGAGCTTCGGCATGCATCCTGCTGCCCTCGCGCAACGCTGGGTCGCCGCCTGGACGGCGGCGAAGGACGCGAAGGCGCGCCCTGAGGGCCCGCAACTTGCCGTCATGGCACCGCCGCGTGCCGGTGCTGAATGGCGGCAAGGCAACAGACGCAGTCACTTGTAG
- a CDS encoding phosphatase PAP2 family protein: MRKAMIYGVAVLCTLIPLQAEAQSGTNITALQGLAPVSVLPQAAEGRAALSANLTVTGDIQSGTLKLPLLLPFAEQQQLALRDCFITDGNATELADGLGSRLGDIYQAKARYTDYKTFTNVAQSVADLLGYTNNVAKSDSNSGKFFFGNGTINGKTPVSETATAIFTARGGIPDVFGKAYDRPAGSQGADAYGNSRPFQTLPYLYAYRGTDYFGRASHSLDWLRGPNQDLTDSPSYPSGHTTYGYTEALVLAILVPDRYQQMIARAAEYGNNRIIVGAHYAMDVLGGRTVALHAVAHLLANDPAYVGQVRKNPAVINEMSRATNAAVAITDYRAALDAARADLTAFLQAGCGDTVAACAATDTGRFRDAAANEALYSATQTYGLPVVHPQTANRVEEVGQLAPEAGYLLTAAFPSLSLAEANAILTETQGPGGGFLDDGSAFGVYSRLNLYAAAGRAAALEARKQALRQSAR; this comes from the coding sequence ATGCGCAAGGCGATGATCTACGGGGTCGCGGTTCTTTGCACCCTGATTCCCCTCCAGGCCGAAGCGCAATCCGGCACGAACATCACCGCCCTGCAGGGATTGGCGCCGGTCAGCGTGCTGCCTCAAGCCGCCGAAGGCCGGGCGGCGCTGAGCGCCAACCTGACCGTGACCGGCGACATCCAGTCCGGCACCCTCAAGCTGCCCCTCCTGCTGCCATTCGCCGAACAGCAGCAGCTTGCGCTCCGCGACTGTTTCATCACCGACGGCAATGCGACGGAACTGGCCGACGGGCTCGGCAGCAGGCTCGGCGACATCTACCAGGCTAAGGCCCGCTATACGGACTACAAGACCTTCACGAACGTCGCCCAGTCGGTCGCAGATCTTCTCGGATACACCAACAACGTCGCCAAATCCGACTCGAATTCAGGAAAGTTCTTCTTCGGAAACGGCACGATCAACGGCAAGACGCCGGTCTCGGAGACCGCGACGGCCATCTTCACGGCGCGCGGCGGCATACCTGACGTGTTCGGCAAAGCATATGACCGTCCGGCCGGCAGCCAGGGCGCCGATGCCTACGGCAACTCGCGGCCGTTTCAGACCCTGCCGTACCTCTATGCGTACAGGGGCACCGATTACTTTGGCCGGGCGTCCCACAGCCTGGACTGGCTCCGGGGGCCGAATCAGGATCTGACGGACAGCCCCTCCTACCCGAGCGGTCACACCACATACGGTTACACCGAGGCCCTGGTCCTCGCGATCCTGGTGCCGGACCGCTATCAGCAGATGATCGCGCGCGCCGCCGAGTACGGCAACAATCGGATCATTGTCGGCGCGCATTACGCCATGGACGTCCTCGGTGGGCGGACCGTGGCTCTGCACGCGGTCGCGCACCTGTTGGCCAACGATCCGGCCTATGTGGGCCAGGTCCGCAAGAACCCGGCCGTGATCAACGAGATGAGCCGGGCCACGAATGCAGCGGTCGCCATCACCGACTACCGGGCAGCCCTGGATGCGGCCCGGGCCGACCTGACCGCCTTCCTCCAGGCCGGGTGTGGCGACACGGTCGCAGCCTGTGCGGCAACCGATACGGGCCGGTTCCGGGACGCTGCCGCCAACGAGGCCCTGTACAGCGCCACCCAAACCTACGGCCTGCCGGTGGTGCACCCGCAGACCGCGAACAGGGTCGAGGAGGTTGGCCAACTCGCCCCCGAGGCGGGCTACCTGCTGACGGCAGCCTTCCCATCGCTGAGCCTGGCGGAGGCCAATGCCATTCTCACCGAGACACAGGGGCCGGGCGGCGGCTTCCTGGACGATGGCTCGGCCTTCGGCGTCTATTCCCGCCTGAATCTCTATGCTGCTGCGGGCCGGGCGGCGGCGCTGGAGGCCAGGAAGCAGGCGCTCAGACAATCCGCTCGCTGA
- a CDS encoding 5-formyltetrahydrofolate cyclo-ligase — MSDVSKISGADTGLPNADADWPRVRDWRKETRARLIERRLGISAQDRAAWSQRIDRALGAALEPYAGRLIGFYWPFRGEYDPRTLLSSMQDRGTRLALPVIVERGQPLVFREWSPGSLMTQGVWKIPMPESGAAVFPDLLVVPLVGFDERSYRLGYGGGFYDRTIAAMPARPRTIGVGFEFGRLETIYPQPHDIPLETIITER, encoded by the coding sequence ATGAGTGACGTGTCCAAGATCTCTGGCGCCGACACGGGGCTGCCGAATGCCGATGCGGATTGGCCGAGGGTCCGCGACTGGCGCAAGGAGACGCGCGCCAGGCTGATCGAGCGGCGCCTCGGCATCTCCGCCCAGGATCGCGCGGCCTGGAGCCAGAGAATCGACCGAGCGCTTGGTGCCGCGCTGGAGCCCTACGCCGGCAGGCTGATTGGCTTCTACTGGCCGTTTCGCGGCGAGTACGACCCGCGAACCCTTCTCTCATCGATGCAGGACCGGGGCACACGGCTTGCGCTGCCGGTGATCGTGGAACGGGGGCAGCCGCTCGTGTTTCGCGAGTGGTCACCGGGCAGCTTGATGACGCAAGGGGTCTGGAAGATCCCGATGCCGGAATCCGGCGCGGCGGTTTTTCCCGACCTGCTGGTCGTCCCCTTGGTCGGCTTTGACGAGCGGAGTTACCGGCTCGGCTATGGCGGCGGCTTCTACGATCGCACGATCGCCGCGATGCCGGCCAGGCCGCGCACCATCGGCGTCGGCTTCGAGTTCGGGCGTCTGGAGACGATCTACCCGCAGCCGCACGATATTCCCCTGGAGACGATCATCACCGAACGGTGA
- a CDS encoding extracellular catalytic domain type 2 short-chain-length polyhydroxyalkanoate depolymerase, which translates to MTPPSNRLRLSHLAAALCISATAAMADDGRGLKRGGDANQVSISGLSSGAAMAVQYAVAHSGSVTAVGTVAGPQWGCAEGSVSRAVNDCMCGRSALAPTIDTARQLAADGAIDSLVSGKPRSLRQSWVFQSPADETVTSRSGEANAAFLAAFVGTTPEVDRGNAEDGSDRAGHGIIAPGSGNDACTFDGTESSFIRRCGTEDNAGKMLHALFGQSSPYDPAQRAADVPESELWTFDQQHIINRIKSSGTSVANDYYNFFLFGWPASSGRRRNLDMARTGYIYVPPSCRPAGSACRVHVALHGCKQDARTFALKAGYNNWAERYKAIIVYPAIAPGELVPGAVCRSPALDASLDAAWIEPNPNGCWDWWGYLDTSSNKGRYLTKEAPQIQVLEGIIAELTTPSTN; encoded by the coding sequence ATGACGCCACCTTCGAACCGCTTGCGCCTCTCCCACCTTGCCGCCGCCTTGTGCATATCGGCGACCGCCGCCATGGCAGACGACGGCCGTGGGCTGAAGCGGGGCGGAGACGCAAACCAGGTCAGCATCTCGGGCTTATCGTCGGGGGCCGCCATGGCAGTCCAGTACGCCGTGGCTCACTCCGGCTCGGTCACTGCCGTGGGCACCGTCGCCGGGCCGCAATGGGGGTGCGCCGAAGGGAGCGTATCGCGCGCCGTCAACGATTGCATGTGTGGCCGGAGCGCGCTCGCTCCGACGATCGACACCGCACGCCAATTGGCCGCCGACGGCGCGATCGACAGCCTCGTGTCCGGCAAACCTCGTTCGTTGAGGCAGTCCTGGGTGTTTCAAAGCCCAGCGGACGAGACGGTGACGTCGCGGTCGGGCGAGGCGAACGCAGCCTTCCTCGCCGCCTTCGTTGGCACCACCCCCGAGGTGGACCGAGGCAATGCCGAGGACGGAAGCGACCGGGCTGGTCACGGCATCATCGCGCCCGGCTCCGGCAACGACGCATGCACCTTCGACGGCACCGAGTCGAGCTTCATCCGGCGCTGCGGCACCGAAGACAATGCGGGCAAAATGCTGCACGCGCTCTTCGGTCAAAGCTCTCCCTACGATCCCGCCCAGCGGGCTGCGGATGTTCCTGAATCAGAGCTGTGGACTTTCGATCAGCAGCATATTATCAATCGGATCAAGTCCAGCGGCACATCCGTGGCGAACGACTACTACAACTTCTTTTTATTCGGATGGCCGGCCAGCAGCGGCCGCAGGCGGAACCTCGACATGGCGCGCACGGGATACATCTACGTCCCGCCCTCCTGCCGCCCGGCCGGGAGTGCCTGCCGGGTGCATGTGGCGCTCCACGGCTGCAAGCAGGACGCCAGGACATTCGCGCTGAAGGCGGGCTACAACAATTGGGCAGAGCGCTACAAAGCCATCATCGTCTACCCGGCGATCGCGCCAGGCGAGCTCGTCCCCGGTGCGGTGTGCCGCTCGCCGGCCCTCGACGCCTCGCTCGATGCCGCCTGGATCGAACCCAATCCCAACGGCTGCTGGGACTGGTGGGGCTATCTCGACACCTCGTCCAACAAGGGCCGCTATCTCACCAAAGAGGCACCGCAGATTCAGGTGCTTGAAGGCATTATTGCCGAGTTGACCACGCCATCCACGAATTGA
- a CDS encoding IS5-like element ISMno12 family transposase has translation MSARLEWMNGPSLVWTAANRPRYDRRSQRYPSDMTNDEWLTLEPLLPVAEGIGRPRTYPIRDIMNGIRYVQRYGIPWDAMPKDLPPASLCYDYWRLLTDGGHMDRINHHLVMRDREKSGKEASPTLAIVDAQAVKCDAPQGERGYDAAKQVLGRKRHLAVDSDGRLLAVMITPANVQDQEGGIPLVKRLVRLCPWIKTIVVDGGYKARFIEAVQAGTSRVVEVVVRPQFGKGFVLLPKRWRIEQSIGALTVSRRLKLDYDTLLHISAAAMLFASITRLLASITMK, from the coding sequence ATGTCTGCTCGTCTCGAATGGATGAATGGCCCCTCCTTGGTCTGGACCGCTGCAAATCGGCCGCGCTATGATCGTCGCAGCCAGAGATACCCGAGTGATATGACGAACGACGAGTGGCTCACCCTGGAGCCACTGCTTCCTGTCGCGGAGGGGATCGGGCGGCCCCGGACCTATCCTATTCGGGACATCATGAACGGCATCCGCTACGTGCAGCGGTACGGCATTCCCTGGGATGCCATGCCAAAGGATCTGCCGCCCGCCAGTCTCTGCTACGATTACTGGCGGTTGCTCACCGATGGCGGCCACATGGACCGGATCAACCATCATCTCGTGATGAGGGATCGTGAGAAGTCCGGGAAAGAAGCCAGTCCAACGCTGGCGATTGTGGATGCCCAGGCGGTGAAGTGTGACGCCCCGCAAGGCGAGCGCGGGTACGATGCGGCGAAACAAGTGCTGGGGCGCAAGCGGCATCTGGCGGTCGACAGCGACGGACGCCTGCTTGCGGTGATGATCACTCCGGCCAACGTTCAGGATCAAGAGGGCGGGATCCCGCTCGTCAAGCGCTTGGTTCGTCTCTGTCCCTGGATCAAGACAATCGTGGTGGACGGTGGGTACAAGGCCCGTTTCATTGAGGCGGTTCAGGCTGGCACGAGCCGTGTCGTGGAAGTGGTCGTACGGCCGCAATTTGGGAAGGGCTTTGTGCTTCTGCCGAAACGATGGCGGATTGAGCAAAGCATCGGCGCTCTCACGGTGTCGCGCCGTCTCAAGCTGGATTACGATACGCTGCTTCACATCTCGGCGGCGGCTATGCTTTTCGCCTCTATAACTCGGCTTCTCGCGTCAATCACTATGAAATGA